One window from the genome of Rhodopirellula halodulae encodes:
- the pdxA gene encoding 4-hydroxythreonine-4-phosphate dehydrogenase PdxA has product MGDAAGIGPEIALRAWHLPEVQFLGLPLLFGDAKIFAKAAEQLSCPAPPIIDLADLDTLSELDEPGDAPRGRIVDCGKLTADELTNFQPGSFSAATGRASFKTVTAAIDAAVVGNVDAVVTGPIQKEAWHQAGIHYPGHTELLADRAGQSILGHAADVRMMLASDTIACVLETIHIPVADVAAQLNSDSLVRTIQLAGETVQRRHQNRGSLLPPRIGVCGLNPHAGENGLFSHGEEQNIIEPAINQARQQGWSVEGPLSPDTAFTPSMRERIDVYVCMYHDQGLIPLKALSFDDAVNVTLGLPIIRTSVDHGTAMDLAWQNKASITSMLAAIRWAAP; this is encoded by the coding sequence ATGGGAGACGCCGCGGGAATCGGACCCGAGATCGCACTGCGTGCGTGGCATCTGCCAGAGGTTCAGTTCCTTGGTTTGCCATTGCTGTTTGGTGACGCGAAGATTTTTGCGAAGGCAGCGGAGCAATTGAGTTGCCCGGCTCCACCCATTATCGACCTGGCGGACCTGGACACACTCAGCGAACTTGATGAACCAGGCGATGCACCCAGGGGACGAATTGTCGATTGTGGCAAACTGACCGCAGATGAATTGACAAACTTTCAGCCGGGAAGCTTTAGCGCCGCGACTGGCCGGGCCTCGTTTAAAACCGTCACGGCCGCCATTGATGCGGCTGTCGTGGGTAACGTCGACGCGGTCGTGACCGGGCCAATTCAAAAAGAGGCTTGGCATCAGGCGGGCATTCATTATCCCGGTCACACGGAACTGTTGGCCGACCGAGCTGGGCAATCCATCCTCGGACATGCTGCTGACGTACGAATGATGTTGGCCAGCGACACGATTGCGTGTGTGTTGGAAACCATTCATATCCCTGTCGCGGATGTTGCCGCTCAACTCAACAGCGATTCGCTGGTCCGGACCATTCAGCTCGCAGGAGAAACCGTTCAACGTCGCCACCAAAACCGTGGCAGCCTGCTACCGCCGCGGATCGGCGTTTGCGGTTTGAACCCTCACGCCGGCGAAAATGGCTTGTTCAGTCATGGTGAAGAGCAGAACATCATTGAACCCGCAATCAACCAAGCCCGCCAACAAGGCTGGTCGGTGGAAGGCCCTCTTTCGCCTGACACCGCGTTCACGCCATCCATGCGTGAACGAATCGATGTCTACGTATGCATGTATCACGATCAGGGTTTGATCCCCCTCAAAGCGTTGTCATTTGACGATGCGGTCAATGTCACGCTGGGATTGCCGATCATTCGCACCAGCGTCGACCACGGCACCGCGATGGATCTGGCTTGGCAGAACAAAGCCAGCATCACAAGTATGTTGGCGGCCATCCGATGGGCGGCACCGTGA